AGATTTAAACTGTAGTGCCAAATGCTGTTTGTGTTCACAGAATCCGAGCAGTTGCGTGTGTTTAGGTAGATTCTCCGAGACCCTGGGAATTAGGCAAGGGTGGCATATTGCCCTGACTGCATGGCACACGCTTCTCTGCAGGAGCATTGCTGGGCACACGTAACCTGCCCTCACCACATGTGGCTGTGTCGTTTTCGTCACATGGGCATCTCCTGACGTTTCATTTACTAGCTCCATTCTTTTCTGTATTCCTTAAGTTGTCCAAGATGAACCATCACAACTTCTACACTTGCTTTTTGCATATTATTACACCTTCTTAAAGCATCTGTGCAATCACAGCCAGGGTGTGGTCACTTTACAATTACCATTTAACTGGTAATGTGTGTCAGAAATGAACCCCCCTCATCCAAAAACCTAAGCAAAGTTCCCTTGTATGAGAGAATGGGCAGGAGTTTGGGGGCAGAATTCATCCTGCCAGGTCAGAGCCTAGTGCAGGTCAGCTTCGTGTGCCAGAGTCCTGGCTAAGTGCCCCTCCATGCCAGGTTTCGACCAAGTTGTAAGCAGGTTTTGACCCACTTCGTCTGTACCAGGACAGAGGCCAGAGTGGGATTTTGGGTTGTATTTGCTAAATTAGCCAAAAGCAGCACCAGGGATACATTTGCATTTGAGAGCTCAGAATCTACTTCTGCCAGCACCTTCTTTTGCAAAGACGTTTCGGAGCAGAAGAGCAGTCAGGAGACTATCTGTgctctgatgatttttttttttttaattactttctttttcctttcttagtcTTAATCTTTCCAGGCTGtgcccttaaaataaaataaaaatgtaaatttaatttggGAGCTGCTTCCCATTTTCTGAAACACAAACTCCCAGGGGAAGAACACGGCAGCTGTTGGACAGCGGACAACAAGAGTACACACACAGCTTTTTACAAGAGTTGCCAAATCTGTCACTGCTGGTTCAAGATGACAAAAGAGGTTGTAGTACTATACAATgtctaatttttatttacttttctgatAGTCTGCTGAGGATTTAGTAACATTCCCAACACGTattatttctaaactttttcCAAGACATGATGCAGCCTCAACAAAGGAGCTCATGTATGATTTTTAGAGTTAGATGATAATGTATATGTAAATAATGCTTTGATATTAATAAAACTGCCTTAAAGGAATGTACCTAGGTgtgaaacaaaacttaaaaagctcttatttaaaactgtaatttcctttacatattgatttttttaatgtttgccaTTGTATACATTTATTAATGATGTTATTAAAATGCcaaaccaaataatttttattcttattttgtgTGTACATTTATACACACTTTTTCTGGAAACTGATGTTACTGGAAGGATACTGGTGTTAGTAATGGCGTTCTGGTCAGTTGGTGATGTGTCCAGTGAGTATTTCTTCTGGAAGGAAACCGATAAAACCGTAGCAGAATTTTTCTGGACAGTGTGtagtttgttttgtgttgtttattTGTGTAGACTTGTGTAGCTTTTAACTAGACACTATtttgatattatttaaaaaaaaagacactaatttcataagtaaatacaaaaagaaatcatTATAGATTTGCCAAATGTAGTATCTGAAGCTTTGATTTTGCTTGGTTGTTATTTTTGCTTAGACAAGTCTCAGAATCTCTTCCGAGGACAACGGTAGTTAAATTTTAGGTAGTACAGACTTTAAGATTCATGAAGCATAGTAAACTGCTATTGTGCACgtgtcttttaaaacaatttttcacatttaatgCTTTCTGGATTTAAAAACCTTGTcaagtaaaatttaatttttttttttaagtgatagaGGATTTTAGGGTACCACAAAGAAGAAACCTTAAGGGGAAGGGAGAGTGAGTGGCAGGCAGAGAGcaagataaattttattttagagacACGTAAGACTGTATCTTAATATCTAGCTAATTCAGTAACGCATTTGTCAACCCAGAGTTCATTAATCAACCCAACATTCCCAAATACCAGATGTTCCTTTCAGTCTTTTATTTAACAACAACTATAAAATCACATCTGGACATCTTTGTAGTGACCCTTCTTATAGCTTCGGCATTTTTAGGTCACTTCTTTCCCATGTGAGACGACTGCCATGATAGATGGGGTTGGTTTGTGTCTTTCCAAGATGGAGAGGGGAATTTAAACTGCTGTATCCTGAAGTACTCTGTTGTTAAGTTCACATCTCTGAGAACAGGTGCCAAAGCCTTCAGAAATGAAGGAAACCATGGTAAGGATGTTTGTGAAGTAACTTGCCTTGCCCTAGAAGAAGCTTTTGCTTACTCAGTTAATGGTAGTTGTTCATTCTGTAGAATTAAAGATTTCACTTTCTTACGGGGGGGAGGGAACAAACCCCAACCCAACACATCAATGTTTATGATGTTCTCAGCTCATAGAACTGTCTTGGCCATCTAGAAGAAAACAGAGTCAAATTGGCTGATTTTTGCCTTGTGTTTCCCTTTCTCACCGTTAGTATTGCATCCTTTAGCGTGATGCAGTAGTAAATAGTCATCCAAGATCACAAGTCCttttatgtgtgttttcttcATGCTTCTGTATTATATCCATTCTGTCTCAACTTGTGTTGACACTATTGCGTGCCTTTGGGCGTAGGTTGTACGTGACATTTTCATTAGGCTGTGTTCAAAAGCCCTTTTGGCTGTCTTCAGATTTTGTCCCTCACTTTCACTGGTCTGCtgtctttgggttttgtgtgggTTCTTGTTGCCACAGTATGTTTACTGGACTTCATggagtttctgctgcttctctcttcaacacaaaaatctgtttgaaGGGGGTTTTATTCATTtaggcaggagagaggaggagaaggaattaGATTAGAAATTTAATGTTGAGAATGTACTGGTCTTGTTCTTGTGATAGTAGATACTTTTCTATACTAAATATATATCATCTATTGAAAGCCAAATcagcctcccctcagcctcttgaACACGTGGATGTTTGTACATGCAGTCCCCTTCTGCAGGGAGAAGCTCAAATACAGCTTCTTGTTGTACCATTCTTTACATTCCTATGGTGCTGGTTAAGGTACAGTGGAGCAGAGATGACACCTGTCCTCCATGGGTCTGTGAATCTGTAGAGATTCAGTTGCGGGTTGTATTAACTTCCCTCCCAGGACTCACCAGGACATACTACGCCTGGTCGGGAACCCGCAGTGGCATTATTCCTTGGAGCTCCGCTGCCAGGAGAGAGGCTGGTACTGGGGTTCACAGCCCGCCCCACCTGCTGTCAGATGGCTCCCCGTGTTCCGCCAGTTTTGGAGAGGCTCTAGAAGTGGGTGAGGCACGCACCTGTCTTCCTGGGGCAGTTACCAGAAGACTTAATAATTATTTCCCAAGGGGAGGATACTGTGAAAGTGAAAATGCAACTAAAAACGTAGACAATCACATGCGTTTTCTGTAGTGTAGCGAAGTTGGTTTCTTCctaggtaaaaataataaaaagaaagcaacgTGTAGTAGGGGATAAATGGGTACAGGTACACAATTGAGACATCTCTGTCCTGTGGGTATTAACAAGCATTTTAGAACTTCTACATTAGTTTATTTCCTAGTGATGATGTTTTAAGTTTGAACCTTCAAGGCCAGTACCACACACAGAAATTTCCAGTTTTAtccattttattaataaacagtataacattatttaaatagcACCTTTACTTCCTGGTTAGTAGTAGATTGCAAACATGTCTTTTTAAGAATATTCTGTTAAACTTTTTTAATAACCCgaagacagtattttttctcACCAGACTATACAATATAAACTTACACCAttgaaaaaataaaggaggagTAAGCCTGTTCTTTCCAATTTTATTTGTAATGACACTTTCATCAGTTTTGCTCTACAAAATCTATGCCTAGTAAGAGAAATGTGAACTTCATCTACTTAACATCTTCATCAAAATGTATGACGATGGGATCGTGGCCCGTTGATCTCACAAACTTCAAAAAGTCGTCAGGGCTTAGGCCCATGGTTGCAGAATTTGTCATTGGATGAAAGTATACCTTTTCGTGGCCACCTTCCAGAAAGCCAGCATCCAGCACAAACCTCACGTCTCCCGAGTCACAGAAGAGGGCTAGCGGTGTCGCACAGCCCTGGCCCACTTTCAGCTTTTCCAGCATGGCATTTTCATCAGCAAATCGTAGGTTTCCGCTTCCAACACCCAGTTTTTTAGCAAGATCATTTAAATTGATTTGCCTGTTGTGCAGAACAGTCACCAGCCAGaaccctttcttctttttgtctttaagaaaaaggtttttaCTGTGACCTCCTTTCATGTGTTGGACATGGGGCATCATTTCTTCAACAGTGAACACCTGGAAAACAGCATCAGTGTAGCGTGAGACTCTATATCCCATTAGACTTTTAGTTGCATACTGGCAGGTGTATCTTTTGTTAAATACTTAGAAAATACCGAATGTTATACTCAGCCTAAAACCTGTACCCTTTtatgaagaaatctgaaaagaacacaaataaaatgtGACATACTGCTCCTCCATGCTTTCTGAATCATTTCTGTCTCGTGTATACAGCAAGACTAtcacacttttaaaatgcaaaaaagcagCCCCCACACCACTCCTTTTTGTGGCTCCACCACAGACACCTTGGAATGCTGTGGTTTGTGAACTTTTAACTGGGAGTGAGAAGTTTGGAAAGCATCGTGGATGCTGTCGACTTCATGGTGAAGAAGTGGATGGGCCGTAGCTCCTGAAACTGCAGGGCAACTGGAGGGGAAAAGGGGGGCTTGGGGGACAGAAACGTGGAGGGGGAACGACTCAAAGTCTGTGCTCAGCCCCAAAACCGCCAAAAGTTGCCTGCCAGGCCCGCACTTGTAGGTCCGTTTAGCCAGAAATGCGAAGTCTAACGCTTTACATATCGGTACTTGATTGTGCTAAAAAGAAATTACGTACAGGGCCTAAAACGGCCGTGTAGCCCGTTCCGTCCGGCTCGTCTGTACGCATTTCCGGATTTAAAAAAGGTCCGGAGGATGCCAAGAGGCAGCGCGGCTGGACGCTGCCGCCGCAGCCCCTTCGGCAGGGGCTGGGGCGGCGCCAAGGCCCGCGGGGAGAGGTGGCGGCGGCCCCTACCTGGGGGTGCTCGGTGGTGACCGTGGCGATGCCCAAGTCCCGCAGCCGCTGCGCCAGCGCCTCCCGCagctccgccgccgccatcgccctCCTgctcggccggggccgggcggaggggcgggcagcaccgccaccgccgcctctTCCGTCGGGCAGCGCCCTGCCCAGCGGCCGCTGCCGCGGCGTCAAGATGACAGCCGGCCCCTGGCAGGGGAGTCCGGTGCGCCGCCTACCCGGTGTCCGCGCTGGCCCCTTGCTCGGCAGGGGCCGGAGCCCGCTCTCGGAGAGCTGCGGTGGGGCCAGCCCGAGCCCGCGGGCTCGCTCGCCCTGCTCCCCTTGCGGGGCATCCGCCGGCCGGGATGAAGTCCTCGGCAGCTCGGTCAGTCCTGGTGGAGAGCACAGGGCGGGACCGGCCACGGAACGAGGCCCGTGAGCAGTTTTTGAGCGCGAAGCGAGCTGTGAATAGAATACATTTGCAGTAAGTtttgataaggaaaaaaacccacgttTCAGACCTGGATATAATGGCTGAAGGCATTACTGCTGTAGCACTTCCAATTTGGAagctgttttgggtttggtttttttttctaagttagATCTGAAGTGGGTGAGCATAGAGTGCAGTTCAGAAAATTATCACTCTTGGCCATCAGGTCGAACGGAAAGCAGGGCAGTGCGGAGCCAGTTGCTGAGGCCCTTGCTTTAGaaccaaacactggaacaggatgcccaCAGAGGCTGTGAAGTCCATCCGTGGGCTCACTCAAAACCCGACGGGACACGATCCCGGGCAGCCTGCTCCCTCTGACCCTGCTCCAGCCAGGGGTTGAGGTGGTCTCCAGAGGCACCTTCCCACTCCCACAGTTCTGTGATCCTGTGACACACCAGAGACCAGAGCTTGCTGCCTCCTTAGGGGCAGAAAAATCTGGCTGTCCCTCTGTCTTACAGCTCCACGGGCCTCCCGCCGTCCTCCTTCAGCCTCAGCTAGCTGGAGAAGAAAGTTCTCCATACGATTCCCTGTACCTCCCCTCCCGCGCAGTTCaatgtatttcatgtttcttAAAACAATCAGTCTCTTCCCTTATCAACATTAAAACTATACATTGCTTTGACATACACCAGGTTTTCACATCCAATGGGAACTGTATTTGGTTCAAATACTAGTTTCAAAACAGATATTTGTCTCAAATAGGTACCAATTGAATTCTCCGTATACACACTTACTGTAATTTCACATGCTAGCTTGTTGCCTAAGTacagttttgctgaaaatatgGCTGCTAAATAAGGAAGTTAAGAAAAATTCAAAgccagaaaaatcaaaataaggtAAACTATTTAGTTAATTATGCACGGTAAAAATGAGAACTgcataatgaaatttttttttaaaggcaaccAATAATAACCGAGAATTGCAACCAAGGGACAAAGCCAAGCATTAACGGCCACATAGTTAAGcggaaaatatttttacaaccCAAACCATCATCCTGACCTATGACatcagaaattatttgttttcagtttgcccTTCAGAAAAACAGACAACCTATAATAAagctttaaattaaaacagtatgAATCTGTGTTTGAGAGACATGTGGATAAAATATGATCCCACGCTAATTCCCAGAGCCTTACAGCAGCGTATAGAAAGATTTCCAGGCAGCATCCAACAGGAGATCAActcaaaaagcagatttaaacTCTGGTGACTGTTTTGCATGCTAAATTCATCTttccaataaaacatttttcaggtcAATCCCAGACTCGCCAGACAGTCCCACGGCATGAAGGACGCATTGCCCTCAGCTCAGTGGTTTCTGTGTGCTTGTGCTGTCTTTCTGCCCGATTTGTCTCCCTGTGCAGGAACACAGACTGCATTTAATGCCCTTTGTACAACCTTTGATATGTAAGCTTTTTTACTATGGTTtatttttgagattatttttcccattttaccTTTGGAGAAACTGTCGAGGGCCCTGTGCATTTTAAGGTATCAGCACCTGCACATTCATCAGCAGATGGTGCCTTTGAAATACAGAATGCTTTTTTTGGTCAATATTTGGCATCATAAACAAGCAAATACTTGCAGTAGCGAGATATTGAGGGCAGCAAAACACGTAGCTACCACCTAGTGCAAGCGTGCAGAAAACCACCTGTGAACTACCGCAAGTCCTGCAATACGGGCAAAGCGTGCAAAATACACAGCTCCAACATATGCAGAGGAAGTTACCGTTATGACTCGTAACACACAATTTGCAGCCACCTGATGGAAATCGCCGCAGAAGCAGTGCTGTCCCAAGCAGACCCCATGGCTGAAGGATGTCATAGGATGTAATTTGGGATTATCTCTGCGTTTTACAAACTGCATTAATGAGGGAACATTAAGGATTTTTCAAAAACCACTTACAGAGCTCcctctttatatttctttttcgtAGTCTACTAAGTGATATTATTTCAGAGATGCTAAATtagaaagaactttaaaaaattcaGCCATGTTAAAGCTTTAGATTGGAGGTGGGTGGGAGGACATTGCAAAGAAAAGCTACTATCTCCTGGTAGGCAGGAGAACCCTAAGTttaagtgtgtgtggggggtgtgtgtgtgtgtgtgtatatatatatgtatatacattaaaaaaaaaaaaaaataggatgagGGTAAGACAGCTCAGAAAAGGTCGCCGGCGTTCTCGGCAGCGCCGCCCGGTCCCTCCGTCCCGTGAGGGGCTCTCCCGCCTCCTGTGAGGGGAGGCCACGCCCGCGCTCAGGGAGCCGACCGTTGCGACCCACGCCGCCGGCGCCGGCCACTGCGCCGGCGCGCTGCCCTCGCGCCACCCGGCGCCTGCGCAGAGAGCGGCTCGCCCGGCGTCAGGCACGGAGGACGaagtggggagggggagcggACGGTGGTGGCGCGCGGGGCGTCGTTGGGCTCCCTCAGCGGCCCTGTcagggcggggggccgggccgggccggccatCCACGGCCAGCGCTgtcccggggagggggacagcggggGAAGGAAGGGTATGGGCGGCTGCGGCCGCGGGGAGGACTGCAGCTGGCAGGTCTGGGGAGCTTGGCGGCCTCGCAGTGTGTGTCGTTGCGGTGAAGTCCCGCTCGCAGCAGGGTGAGGCTGTTTCTGAGGCAGCTGTTCGTGTTCGTGCCCTGCGGGGGTGAACGCGGTTTGTTAGGTGAAAGGCCGGTGTAGCCTAGTGGTTTCTCTGCAGTGCTAAGCAAAACCATGAGCATAAGAGCAGTACGAGTTAGAGGAGTGCGCCTGTCCCGGCCACTGGTGACCCACGGGTCCCGAGAGCCCGGAGTGGTTTCTTTGCAGTTAGCAACCTCGCGTGGATTTCTCCTCTGTGAGCTTGTCCAGTCTCGCCTTGACCTTACGTTAGTTTTCGGTGTATGCAGCGTCTTGTGGCAGCTCCTAGGAGTTCCCTGGTTTTACTGGTTCTGCCCCTTTAAAGttctctttggggggggggggggggggggaagtagttGTTTTTGGTTGGTTAGTTTGTCATCTGCTCACTTCCTGCAGGTAGCCGGATACAAGAGAGTTTTTAAAGGGACCGCAGCCATTCTGCGAGGAACTGATAGCATTTCACTCATTTGGAGCTGCTTGGAAGATGGTACAAAGCCACCTTTGAGAGAAGCCATAGAAGGTATAGAGAATGGCATCACTGAGCGGAAGGACAAAATAGGCAACTCTGAACAAGAAGAGAAGTTCGCATAGGAGGCTGTTGTACAGGATAGTCGGCAAAATGACTCAAACCAAAGTTAAGATGGTTAAAACAAGATGTGGGATGATCTGACAGAAGCATCTTGGAAAGCTTAATTGCTAAGCCAGAGCTTAGCCTCAAAGGACGTCTCTGTCCATGTGACAACACGGGTATTATTACAGTGCTATAGTCTTTTAGTGGTATATGCTCATGTAAGCGGCAGTTTGTAAATGTGTTTTACTGGCTTAGAGAGGCAGGTTGAGCCTGTATAACTATCGGTATAGCACGAGGAGTGCAACTGTCCCTTTTTTCTAGGTAGTGTCAAAGAAGCTGAAATGGGGATTTTAATAGTTTATATTAAAGATCAGTGGAGATAGGTGAAAAATTTGTAAGCTGTGGCGATATTAGTAGATCTGTGTGTCTGCAGTGGGATAGTGGAGAAAGGTGAAGGACTTCAGGAAACTGAAAAACTGGAACAGTTACTAAATAGTTCAACTTTTTCCGCATTAAAAAGCCTGTTTTGAAACAACATTTGTGCCTTGTGTTCCTGTCTGTATTATCATAGGAAATAGTATCTTTCAGCTTTGAGACTGATTTCAACGTGTCCTTTGTATTTTCAGTGAGGAAATGAATCGAGGGTTGATACTAAAGTTTGAAAATCTGGTCCAGTTACGTGGTGCTTGCCAGCAGCTGCGTACTCTCTCCTACAGAAAAGTGTACAGAGCACAATGGAAGCCTGTGCAGTCATCTGCACATCCCGTGTGGTCCGTTCTTCTGTATCCGCAGCTCTggcaaaaagacaaattaatcAGTATTACCTTACCGCAGCACAGACATCTAGCTACAAAGGAGGTAATTAAGAAAATGCAATAATCTCTGTTTTTTATGTGAAGTTTCAGAGTACAAGAGCTCAGTTTGagcattttaattacaaaaaagaagAGCTTTATTAATATAGAGAAGTTATTATAAATTTATAAGACAAAATGTACTTAATGTGTGACTGTATTGTCACTCCCTCTCAAATATTGACTTAAAGTGCTTATACCAGCAGCATCATGAATCttgcagaggcaggagaaaattattacaaacaaaaatgtaataatttttttatttttttccttgttttgaaaaattaagaatgaaaaaagatgaaGTGTAGTATGCtgtatgttttaaatattcagtatgaTGTGTTAAGTCATTCATTTATTGTAATTAATCAGTATTGTAGTAAAAAAGATGTGTTTACATCATATGGCTCAAGACCATTgtctttttaatattgtttttattgtttcttagTTTATGCCAGCTATGTGTTCCTATATACGTGTCTAATTCCATGTAggagacaaaaaagaagaaaaagaagataccGCTGGCAAAAGGTGAAGTGGAGATAAGGCAGAAGATGACTATTGAGGAACTTGCACAAGCTATGGGTAAAGACATAGGTGAGAGCCTGCTCTGTTGTTTGAGGTAGATTTTAACTGTTGTGTTTCATTCAATCCTGCCACTTTCATGAGTGGTAAAAGCAAAGATGTCTACAATGGCACTAGTTAGTGGTTGCTAATCCTTCCCTTAGCAAGGCAGATCGTACCCCTACCAAAGAAAATGTTGGTAGACACAATGGCagactaaagagaaaaaaagttgggCCATCCAAATTACCAGGCAAGACACTTTAATGTGAAGAAGCCATGACACTCTTCCATCTCAGCAGAAAGGCTTCAGATCCATATAGGCTGCTCTTTATGACTGCGTTTCCTAAGTGCTAAAGTATTCTGGAAGGAAAAACATGGCACCCTGGTTTGTCGAAGCAGGACCCCTGTGAGTAAAGAAGTCATGGCTAAAGAG
The Mycteria americana isolate JAX WOST 10 ecotype Jacksonville Zoo and Gardens chromosome 3, USCA_MyAme_1.0, whole genome shotgun sequence genome window above contains:
- the LOC142407463 gene encoding prolyl-tRNA synthetase associated domain-containing protein 1-like — encoded protein: MAAAELREALAQRLRDLGIATVTTEHPQVFTVEEMMPHVQHMKGGHSKNLFLKDKKKKGFWLVTVLHNRQINLNDLAKKLGVGSGNLRFADENAMLEKLKVGQGCATPLALFCDSGDVRFVLDAGFLEGGHEKVYFHPMTNSATMGLSPDDFLKFVRSTGHDPIVIHFDEDVK